The Deinococcus aquaticus genomic interval CCTGCTGCTCGACGACGGCAACATGGCCCTGCGCGTCGAGGGCGTGCGCGGCAACGACGTGCTGACCACCGTCGTGATCGGCGGCGTCCTGAAGAACAACAAGGGCATCAACGTGCCCGAGGCCGACCTGAGCGTTCCTGCCCTGTCCGAGAAGGACGTGCAGGACATGGAATTCGGCGCGGAACTGGGTGTGGACTGGGTGGCGCTGAGCTTCGTGCGCTCCCGTGACGACCTGCTGCTGGCCCGGCACTACATGTCCCGTTTCGGCAGCCGCGCCAAGCTGATGGCGAAAATCGAGAAGCCGCAGGCCGTGGACCGCTTCGAGGACATCCTGAAGGAAGTGGACGGCATCATGGTCGCGCGCGGTGACCTGGGCGTCGAGATGCGCCCCGAGCAGGTGCCGACCATCCAGAAACGCATCATCCGCATGTGCCGCGAGGCGGGCAAGCCCGTGATCACCGCCACGCAGATGCTCGAGAGCATGATCAGCCTGCCCCGCCCCACGCGCGCCGAGGCGTCGGACGTGGCCAACGCCATCTACGACGGCACGGACGCCGTGATGCTGTCGGCCGAGTCTGCCGCCGGACTGTACCCGGTCGAGTCGGTTGCCATGATGGACGCCATCGCCCGTGAAGCCGAGGCCAGCGAGCACTACAAGATGCTGCAGCGCCAGCTGGTGATCGACACGGAACTCGCGCAGGATTCCATCGCGTACGCCGCGTGCAACATCGGTGAGAAGCTGGATTCCCCGGCCATCGTGACCTTCACGAGCACCGGCGGCGCGGCGGCCCGGATTGCCAAGAACCGCCCCCCGCTGGCGATCCTGGCCCTGACCCCCAACGAGCAGACCCGCAACCAGCTGGCGCTCTCGTGGGGCGTCGTGCCGGTCCTGAGCGAGGACCCCCGCAACACCGACGACATGGTCCGTATCGCGAACGACGAGCTGCGCCGTAGCGGGCTGGCTGAGCCGGGCGACCGGTACGTGATCACGGCCGGCGTGCCCTTCGGCGTGCGCGGCACGACCAACATGCTGCGCGTGGAACGCCTGCGCGAATAAACCCGCATCAGGGCGGGGAGGGGGCGCAGGTCATCGTGACCAGCCTCCCCTCCCCGCCTGCATTGACCTGCCGTTCAACCCGCGTGTCCCTGGCGTTGGCCGGTGTCAGGTGCGTGTGATGGGCAGGTCAGATTTTTATCCACAGGGACGGGGTTTTTCCACACCCTGCCTGTGGATAAGTGTGGGTGGGTAGTCGGGGTTTTCCCGCCGCTACACACTGTCCACAGGCTACCGGGGTTGTCCACAGCAGCCTGTGCATAACTTTTCGTCCGGCCGGGTTTCTGTCAGGCGGCCGCCGGGGCGCTCAGGGCCACGTGAAGGCCCCATGAAGGAACCGGGTGGATCAGGAGCCCAGGATCAGGCGCGCAAAGCGGTCCTTGCCCTTCTGGATGACCGCGCCGCCCTCTGCCGAGAGCTGTTCGCGGGTCAGGCTGCCCTGCGGGTCCGTGAACGGCTCGCCGTTCAGTTTCAGGCCCCGGTTCTGCATGAGTTTGCGCGCCGCGCCGTTACTGGGTTCCAGGCCAGCCATGACCACCAGCCGCGCCATGCTGATGCGCCCGGTATCCGCGCTGTCGTCCAGATCGGCCACCGGGACGGTCACGGTGGGAATGTTCTCGGGAATGCCCCCCTTGGCGACCGAGCGGAAGCGTGCCTCGGCGGCGTCCAGATCCGCGCCGGGATGCAGGGCCGCAACGACCTCACGCGCCAGTTCGCGGTGCGCGGCGACCGGATGGCCGGCCAGCAGTTCCTCGATCCGCGCGGCCGGCAGGTCGGTCAGCAGCGTGAAGTAGTTGTTCAGCAGGGGGTCGGGGACCTTCATCAGCCGCGCGAACATGGTATGCGGCTCGTCGGTCAGGCCGATGTAGTTGTCCAGGCTCTTGGACATCTTCTCGGTGCCGTCCAGGCCGACCAGCAGCGGCAGGGTCATGACGACCTGCGATTCCTGCCCGTAGTCGCGTTGCAGGGCGCGGCCCACCAGGTTGTTGAACAGCTGGTCCGTGCCGCCCAGTTCCACGTCGGCTTCCAGTGCCACGCTGTCGTAGCCCTGCGTGAGCGGGTACAGCAGTTCGTGAACGGCGATGGGCACGCCGCCCTCGAAGCGCTTGCGGAAGTCGTCGCGTTCCATGATCCGCGCGACCGTGTAGCGGCTGGCGAGGCGGATCACGTCGGCGTAGCCCATGGGCTCAAGCCACTCACCGTTGTACCGGATCTCCAGTACCTCGCTCTCCTGGCGCAGGATCAGGCGGCACTGCTCCAGGTAGCTTTTCGCGTTCTCTCGCGTCTGCTCCAGCGTCAGCGGCGGGCGGGTCTTGCTCTTGCCGCTGGGGTCGCCGATCATCGCGGTGAAGTCCCCGATCAGCATGATGACCTTGTGCCCCAGGTCCTGGAACTGCCGCATCTTGCGCAGGATCACGGCGTGCCCCAGATGCAGGTCCGGGCGGGTCGGGTCGGCCCCCAGCTTCACGCGCAGCGGCGCGCCCCTCTCCAGTTTGCGGCGCAGGTCGTCCTCGGACACCAGGTCCACCACGCCGCGCCTGAGCAGGTCGATCTGCTCGTCAATCGGTACGTTCCAGCGGATTTCACTCATAGGTCACTCCATGAAAAGAGCGGCGCACTCGCTTCTCGCAGGTGCGCCGCTCGGGGTTGGATTTCAGGCTGTCACTGACCCTCCTACCGCTGGCGGCAGGGGAGATACGCACGTCGGGTCAGGTGCCTCACGCCGCCCAGCATAGCAGGCGCGCGGGCCGGCGCTCTAGCATGACCGGCATGAAGACCATCCATGAACTGCGCGCCACCTTCCCCCGGCCGGGGCGGGTCGAGTGGATCGGGCTGCGACCCGCCCGCCGCGCCCCGCTGCTGCAAGTGGCGCAGATCGAGGCGCACCCGCTCGTCGGACTGATCGGGGATCACGGGAAACTGGCCCCGCCCCGCCTGACGGCCCTGACCGGCGAGGCGGGCGAGACCGGGGTGCGGGTGCCCGCGCCGCCGGTGCCGGGCGGGCCGGGGCGGCGGCAGGTGACGCTGATTCAGGCCGAGCACCTGCCGGTCATCGCGGCGCTGTGCGGGCGCGCGGAGGTCACGCCGGACCTGCTGCGGCGCAACATCGTGATCAGCGGCATTCCCCTGCTGGCCCTCAAGGACGCCCGCTTCCAGATCGGCGAGGTGATCCTGGAAGGCACGGGCGAATGTCACCCCTGCTCGCGCATGGAAGAAACCCTGGGTGAGGGCGGGTACAACGCCGTGCGCGGCCACGGGGGGCTGACCGCCCGCGTGCTCCGGGGCGGCCTGATCCGCGAGGGCGACACCCTCACCCCGCTGCCCTGAGTTCCTGCCGGACGGGACGCGCCCGCTATGCTGGGCGGCATGGCGAAACGTTCCCCCCCGGCCCCCCTGAGTGCCACGCGGCGCCGCACGCTGGCGGGCGCGTTCGGCTTCACGCGCCTGATCGTGGAACTGGGCGTCCTGAGTTCCTTCGCGTTCAGTCTGGCGCTGTTCGTGGCCGCGATCGCGCAGGCGTACGTGACCATCCGCGCCGCGCTGGGTGAACTGGGCGAGGCCGGAACCACCAAGACCCTGATCGTCGCGGCGGTCGAGCAGGCTGACACGCTACTGGTGGGCGTGGCGCTCCTGATCATCTCGTTCGGGTTGCAGGCTCTGTTCGTGGGACGCGTGCAGAACGTCCCGGCGTGGCTGCACATCGACTCGTTCGATGACCTGAAACAGAAACTGATCGGGATCGTGATCGTGGCGCTCGCCGTGAACTTCTTCAGCGTGGCCCTGGAATGGAAGGGCGGCGCGGACATCCTGGTGTACGGCGCGGCCATCGCTGCCGTGGTCCTGGCCGTGGGCGCCTACTCGGTGGTCCTGACCCGGCAGGGACTGGCCCGCGACCATCAGGCCGCCCCGCACGACCCGCCGGGCCCGGCGGACGGCAGCGGCCGTGCTTGACGCCCGCCTCGAAACGGTCCTGTCCCTGATCCGCGCGCCGGTGCACGCCGACATCGGCAGTGACCATGCGGGCCTGCCGCTGGAACTCGTGCGGCGCGGCCACATCGAGCGGGGCGTGATCGTGGAACTGAACTCCGGTCCCCTGGAGAACGCGCGGCAGGCCGTGGCCCGCGCGGGCCTGGGCGACCGTCTGGACGTGCGCGCCGGCGATGGCCTGGACCCGCTGGCGCCCGGCGAGGTGCCCAGCGTCAGCCTGACCGGCCTGGGCGCGCTGACCATGCGCGGCATCCTGGAACGCGGCGCGGCCCGGCAGGTACGCCCAGACGCCCTAGTCGTGCAACCGAACGACAATCCCGCCCCGCTGCGCGAGTGGGCCCTGGGGGCCGGGTATCACCTGCGGGCCGAGCGGCTGGCCAGCGGGTACTGGACCTACCCGGTCCTTCGTTTCGAGCGGGCTGACGGGCCGGACCCCGCCTACGACGGCCTCCCGCGTGAAGCGGCGCGGCGCTACGGGCCGCTGCTGCTGCACGAGGCGAGTGCGCTGCTCCGCCAGCAGGTGCACGCGGACGTGACCCGCCTGACTCCGCTGGCCGCGCCGGGACGCCCGGCTGCGCTGGAACTCGCCACGGCGCAAGCGGCGCTGGCGTGGCTGGACGGCCAGACCTCCCTGGACGCTGGTGCAGAGCGGTAAAACAAAAAGCCCGCCCTTCTCGGACGGTGATAAGAAAAGAATAGCGCGGAATGCAGGGGGTGTCAACTCCATGCAGACGCTCCCGAAAAAAGCGTCCAGAAGCGTGTTTTTTACGTCGCTTCTGTTCGGGGGTGCACAGCCGCAGTGTGGCGTCCGGGGACCAAAACAAAAAATCCGCCTCTCAGGCGGTTATGTCTTCAAGATAGCGCGGTATGCGGCGCTGGTCAAGCTCATGCGGGACGGCCGGAAAATGCTGTCTGGAACGGGCGTCTCGGTACCGACGAACGGGCACGGATGAATAGAGGAGGGGGTGGCCCGCCCGCAGCCACCCCCTGACCCACGCCGCAGGGTGTTAGCGGGCGACTTCCACGGCGCGGCTTTCACGCACGACGGTGACCTGCACCTGTCCTGGGTACTCCATGTCCTGCTCGACGCGGCCGGCGATCTCGCGGGCCAGCAGGGTCGCCTGGGCGTCCGTGACCTTCTCGGGCTGCACGATCACGCGCACCTCGCGCCCGGCCTGGATGGCGTAGGCCTGCTGCACGCCGGGGAACGACACGGCGATCTGCTCGAGTTGCTCCAGGCGGCGCACGTACGATTCGAGTTCCTCGCGGCGCGCGCCGGGCCTCGCGGCGCTGATGGCGTCGGCGGCGGCGACCAGCACGGAGTACAGCGTCTCGCCGTTCTCCGGGTCGTGGTGGTGCGCGATGGCGTCGATGACCTCTTGCGGCTCGCCGAAGCGTTTGGCGAGGTTGATGCCGATGTCCACGTGAGTGCCGTCGATCTCGCGGTCAATGCTCTTGCCCACGTCGTGCATCAGGCCGGCGCGGCGGGCCATGCCGGCGTCCAGGCCCAGTTCGCCGGCCATGATGCCGGTCAGGTGCGCCACCTGAATGGAGTGCTTCAGGACGTTCTGCCCGTAACTGGTACGGAAGTACATGCGGCCCAGCAGCTGCACCAGCCCCGGCTTGATGCCCACCACGCCCGCCTCGATGGCGGCTTCCTCACCCTGGGCGTGCATGAAGACCTTCATCTCGTCCTGCGCCTTGTGCACCATCTCCTCGATGCGGGTCGGGTGGATGCGGCCGTCGGCGACCAGGGCGTCCAGCACGTGCTTGGCGACCTCGCGGCGCACCGGGTTGAAGCTCGACAGGATCACTGCTTCCGGCGTGTCGTCGATGATCAGGTCCACGCCGGTCAGGGCCTCGAAGGCGCGGATGTTGCGGCCCTCGCGGCCGATCAGGCGGCCCTTCATGGCGTCGTTCGGGATGGGCACCACGGACACGCTCAGCGCCGCGCTGGTTTCGGAGGCGCTTCGCTGGATGGCCTGCGCGATCACGTGCCGCGCCGTTCGCTTGGCGTCGGCAGAGGCGCGTTCCTGCATGGCCTTCACGCGGATGGCTTTTTCCTCTTCCAGCTCGGCGTCCAGTCTGCCCAGGATTTCCTCGCGGGCCGCTTCGGGCGACAGGTTCGCCACCTCGAACAGTTTCAGGTCGGCCTGATGCAGCCGCGCGCCGATCTCGGCCTCGTGTTCGGTCAGGGCGCGGCTGCGTTCCTCCAGCCGGTCCTCGAGGGTGTCGAGTTTCTCGCCGCGCGCGTCGAGCTGCTCGGCGCGGCGGTTCAGGCGCTCGATCTCACGCTTGAGTTCGTCCCGTTCGCGGCGGGTTTCCTGGCGGTCGCTGCTCAGGGCTTCGCGTTCCCGCGCAGCGTCCTGCTTGGCCTGCACGCGTTCGGCTTCCGCCTGGGCGCGCAGGGCCGCGATCTGCTCGCGCTGCCCGCTTAACTGCTCTCTCTGTCCGTCCAGCTGGGCGAGCTGCACACCCGCCTGGGCCTCACGATCTGCGGCTTCCTGCGTTCTTCTTCCGGCGTCCTGTCTGGCCTGGTCGGCCTGTTCCCTGATGCGCTGCGCTTCCGCTTCGGCCTGCGTGCGAATGCGTTCCGCCTCGCTGCGGGCCTCCCGCTGGAGCCGGTCGTCCACCTCGGCCCGCTGGCGCGCGCCGCGTGACTGCCCTCCCAGGAATCCTCCGACCAGACCGAACAGGAGCGCCACAATGATCCAGATCATCGTCACGTTCAGCTCCTTTTCGGGTTGTTCCATGAGGAGTGGCGCTCACCACTCCCTGAAGTTGATGTTGAAAAACGAACGCCACCCATGCCGGGACGTTCGGCCCGCAGTGTAGCTCCAAAGCCCACGCCCGCGCAGAGGGACCCGGTCCGTCTGACCGGAGCCGGCCAGCCCCGACAGCAGAGGGCGGGCTCCGGTCGCGTTGACCCGGAACCCGCCCTCTGTGAAGCAGGTGTTCGCCGCCGCTGGGTTCAGACACGACCCGTCGGCGGCACTTCAGCTACTTCAACCACTCCCGGAAGTAGGCGAGCATGTCGCGCCGCGCGTCCCGGCTGGCGGGCGTGTCGGTCAGGCGACCGCTGCTCAGCAGGAAGCCGTGAGGTTCGCCCTGGTACACGCTGAGTTTGAAGGTCTTGCTGGCGGCGTCCAGTTTCTGCGCGTAGGCGTAGATGCCGGCCACCGGACTGGGCACGTCCCTGGTGCCGTGAATGATCAGCATGGGCGTGCTCAGGTCACCGATCAGGGCGGTGGGGGCCTGCGGTTTGGCGGCCGTGCCGCCCTGATCCGGGAACCCATACCAGGCGACGCCCGCCTTGAACTGCTTGAGTTGCGGTTGCAGCAGCATGGTGTAGCGCCCGCCCGCGCAGAAGCCGGTCAGGCCGACGGCGTTCATGTTCACGTCGCCGCGCGCGCCCAGGAACTTCAATCCGTCCTCGACCAGGGTTTTCACAGTGGCGTCGCTGGGCTCCCGCTCGAAGGTCTGCCAGCCCAGCGCCAGGGTCACGTACCCGGCGGCGGCCATCTCGTCCACCAGGTCCTTGTAACCCTGTTCCAGCCCGTTGAAGGAGTGCAGGAGAATCACGGCGGGTTTGGGCGTGGCGCTCGCGGGCGCGGCGAGGTAACTCTGGTAGGCGCGCCCGCCGCTGGTCACGGCAACGTCCGCCCCCTTGACCGCCTGGCCCAGCGCGAGAGACGACAGCAGCAGGGCCGAGGTGGACAGCAGGTGCTTGAGCATCATGGAACCTCCGCCCCCACCGTAAGCCCGTGGCGAGGCGGGGCGGGGTGTGCGGGGTTGCAGAGACGGCCCATACGGAGACGGCACAGAAAACCCCCGCCGGGAAGGCGGGGGCTGATCACACAGGGTGTGATTACTTCGAGGCGTGAACCACGAGTTTCATGGGGATGGTGACTTCGGGGTGGGCGCGGTAGGCAATGTCGTACTCGCCGATTTCCTTGACGGTTTTCGGCATGTCGATCTTGCGCTTGTCCACGTCGAAGCCCAGCTTGTCCAGGCTGCCGGCCACGTCTGCGTGGGTCACGGCGCCGTAGATCTTGCCTTCGCCGGCGCGCACGCTGAGTTCAACGGCGACGCCGTTCAGGCGGCTGGCGAGGTCTTCAGCGGCGGCTTTTTCCTGGGCCAGGACTTTCTGGCGGGAGCGGACGC includes:
- the pyk gene encoding pyruvate kinase, coding for MKQIDRATKIVATVGPASRSPEVLSRMIDAGLNVVRMNFSHGDREDHRQTLQMVRELAAKKGVTIGILQDLQGPKIRVGRFAEGSVTLAPGDKFTITMDDVEGDATRVGTTYKALIHDVTPGMALLLDDGNMALRVEGVRGNDVLTTVVIGGVLKNNKGINVPEADLSVPALSEKDVQDMEFGAELGVDWVALSFVRSRDDLLLARHYMSRFGSRAKLMAKIEKPQAVDRFEDILKEVDGIMVARGDLGVEMRPEQVPTIQKRIIRMCREAGKPVITATQMLESMISLPRPTRAEASDVANAIYDGTDAVMLSAESAAGLYPVESVAMMDAIAREAEASEHYKMLQRQLVIDTELAQDSIAYAACNIGEKLDSPAIVTFTSTGGAAARIAKNRPPLAILALTPNEQTRNQLALSWGVVPVLSEDPRNTDDMVRIANDELRRSGLAEPGDRYVITAGVPFGVRGTTNMLRVERLRE
- the tyrS gene encoding tyrosine--tRNA ligase produces the protein MSEIRWNVPIDEQIDLLRRGVVDLVSEDDLRRKLERGAPLRVKLGADPTRPDLHLGHAVILRKMRQFQDLGHKVIMLIGDFTAMIGDPSGKSKTRPPLTLEQTRENAKSYLEQCRLILRQESEVLEIRYNGEWLEPMGYADVIRLASRYTVARIMERDDFRKRFEGGVPIAVHELLYPLTQGYDSVALEADVELGGTDQLFNNLVGRALQRDYGQESQVVMTLPLLVGLDGTEKMSKSLDNYIGLTDEPHTMFARLMKVPDPLLNNYFTLLTDLPAARIEELLAGHPVAAHRELAREVVAALHPGADLDAAEARFRSVAKGGIPENIPTVTVPVADLDDSADTGRISMARLVVMAGLEPSNGAARKLMQNRGLKLNGEPFTDPQGSLTREQLSAEGGAVIQKGKDRFARLILGS
- a CDS encoding MOSC domain-containing protein; the encoded protein is MKTIHELRATFPRPGRVEWIGLRPARRAPLLQVAQIEAHPLVGLIGDHGKLAPPRLTALTGEAGETGVRVPAPPVPGGPGRRQVTLIQAEHLPVIAALCGRAEVTPDLLRRNIVISGIPLLALKDARFQIGEVILEGTGECHPCSRMEETLGEGGYNAVRGHGGLTARVLRGGLIREGDTLTPLP
- a CDS encoding YqhA family protein, encoding MAKRSPPAPLSATRRRTLAGAFGFTRLIVELGVLSSFAFSLALFVAAIAQAYVTIRAALGELGEAGTTKTLIVAAVEQADTLLVGVALLIISFGLQALFVGRVQNVPAWLHIDSFDDLKQKLIGIVIVALAVNFFSVALEWKGGADILVYGAAIAAVVLAVGAYSVVLTRQGLARDHQAAPHDPPGPADGSGRA
- a CDS encoding tRNA (adenine(22)-N(1))-methyltransferase TrmK; translated protein: MLDARLETVLSLIRAPVHADIGSDHAGLPLELVRRGHIERGVIVELNSGPLENARQAVARAGLGDRLDVRAGDGLDPLAPGEVPSVSLTGLGALTMRGILERGAARQVRPDALVVQPNDNPAPLREWALGAGYHLRAERLASGYWTYPVLRFERADGPDPAYDGLPREAARRYGPLLLHEASALLRQQVHADVTRLTPLAAPGRPAALELATAQAALAWLDGQTSLDAGAER
- the rny gene encoding ribonuclease Y, with amino-acid sequence MEQPEKELNVTMIWIIVALLFGLVGGFLGGQSRGARQRAEVDDRLQREARSEAERIRTQAEAEAQRIREQADQARQDAGRRTQEAADREAQAGVQLAQLDGQREQLSGQREQIAALRAQAEAERVQAKQDAAREREALSSDRQETRRERDELKREIERLNRRAEQLDARGEKLDTLEDRLEERSRALTEHEAEIGARLHQADLKLFEVANLSPEAAREEILGRLDAELEEEKAIRVKAMQERASADAKRTARHVIAQAIQRSASETSAALSVSVVPIPNDAMKGRLIGREGRNIRAFEALTGVDLIIDDTPEAVILSSFNPVRREVAKHVLDALVADGRIHPTRIEEMVHKAQDEMKVFMHAQGEEAAIEAGVVGIKPGLVQLLGRMYFRTSYGQNVLKHSIQVAHLTGIMAGELGLDAGMARRAGLMHDVGKSIDREIDGTHVDIGINLAKRFGEPQEVIDAIAHHHDPENGETLYSVLVAAADAISAARPGARREELESYVRRLEQLEQIAVSFPGVQQAYAIQAGREVRVIVQPEKVTDAQATLLAREIAGRVEQDMEYPGQVQVTVVRESRAVEVAR
- a CDS encoding dienelactone hydrolase family protein — encoded protein: MMLKHLLSTSALLLSSLALGQAVKGADVAVTSGGRAYQSYLAAPASATPKPAVILLHSFNGLEQGYKDLVDEMAAAGYVTLALGWQTFEREPSDATVKTLVEDGLKFLGARGDVNMNAVGLTGFCAGGRYTMLLQPQLKQFKAGVAWYGFPDQGGTAAKPQAPTALIGDLSTPMLIIHGTRDVPSPVAGIYAYAQKLDAASKTFKLSVYQGEPHGFLLSSGRLTDTPASRDARRDMLAYFREWLK
- the rplI gene encoding 50S ribosomal protein L9 yields the protein MQVILLEPGKLGKTGDLVIVKDGYARNWLIPQGIVAPATTSNMKSLEARVRSRQKVLAQEKAAAEDLASRLNGVAVELSVRAGEGKIYGAVTHADVAGSLDKLGFDVDKRKIDMPKTVKEIGEYDIAYRAHPEVTIPMKLVVHASK